A genomic region of Streptomyces sp. NBC_00247 contains the following coding sequences:
- a CDS encoding SpoIIE family protein phosphatase: protein MGPIPLQRATIHRPGGTDAGRAGDPPLVSTTSLPATPQSPSGARRFVRAVLAEWAGLGVPAAVGFSDRLADDLVNVTSELVTNAVVHAGTVVDLLVRLEHATDEEPAALVLEVTDHHPARATGEEPGDREPATGVKALPGAGTPTPRAATAGTPVTTARTRAAAGSTTAAPADPQLRAGDPYGLAEYGRGLDLVAALSVAWGITYRTGHKTVWARLPVDDWGASAQARADTPVEHRMGAAPATTAAGHPVHVPPQPSADLLVPAAPPGARDDSVWDQQGALAFLAEASDLLTGQLDEELVATIAGRMLVPRLVDWCAIWLDEEGTGAPGAPRLTRVRHGDESGAGPLGGALENEPFRLPGSVGPGPVPLPWPPGGREPGAHDGAALACRITAGGRTLGTVLVGRDHESGAEMPEAVVRVVEDFVRRLGQAVGAARAYTRQATISRILQRGLLPNKVADIPGMSSALVYEPSDDGVVGGDFYDIFPCPKGRWCFVLGDVQGSGPEAAVVTGLARPWLRLLSREGFGVGEVLDRLNRLLLDDAMEAAEAAALMVAAAGGQQFTDGGQSRFLSLLYGEVVPLPGGGARCTVASAGHPLPLLLRPDGSVRPVAEPQVLLGVVEDVAYESQTFDLEPGDSLLCVTDGVTERRSGSALFDDGDGLARALAPCAGQSAREVAECIRQAVHGFSELPPDDDVALLVLRAD, encoded by the coding sequence GTGGGGCCAATTCCACTGCAACGGGCCACCATTCACCGGCCGGGTGGCACCGACGCGGGCAGGGCGGGCGACCCCCCGCTCGTCAGCACGACCAGCCTGCCCGCGACACCCCAGTCCCCGTCCGGCGCCCGCAGGTTCGTCCGGGCCGTCCTCGCGGAGTGGGCCGGGCTCGGAGTGCCGGCCGCCGTGGGGTTCAGCGACCGGCTCGCCGATGACCTGGTGAACGTCACCAGCGAGCTGGTCACCAACGCCGTGGTGCACGCCGGGACCGTGGTCGACCTGCTGGTGCGCCTGGAACACGCGACCGATGAGGAACCCGCGGCCCTGGTCCTGGAGGTCACCGACCACCACCCGGCCCGCGCGACCGGCGAGGAGCCCGGAGACCGCGAGCCGGCCACCGGGGTCAAGGCGCTCCCCGGGGCGGGCACGCCCACCCCGCGCGCCGCCACCGCGGGCACCCCCGTCACGACGGCTCGTACGCGGGCCGCCGCCGGATCCACCACCGCGGCCCCCGCCGACCCGCAGCTGCGGGCCGGGGACCCGTACGGCCTGGCCGAATACGGCCGCGGACTCGACCTCGTCGCCGCGCTCTCCGTCGCCTGGGGCATCACCTACCGCACCGGGCACAAGACGGTCTGGGCCCGGCTCCCCGTGGACGACTGGGGCGCCTCCGCCCAAGCCCGCGCGGACACCCCCGTCGAGCACCGGATGGGCGCGGCCCCGGCCACGACGGCCGCCGGACATCCCGTCCACGTGCCCCCGCAGCCCTCCGCCGATCTCCTGGTCCCGGCTGCCCCGCCCGGGGCGCGCGACGACAGCGTCTGGGACCAGCAGGGCGCCCTCGCCTTCCTCGCGGAGGCGTCCGACCTGCTCACCGGGCAGCTGGACGAGGAACTCGTGGCGACGATAGCGGGCCGGATGCTCGTCCCCCGGCTCGTCGACTGGTGCGCGATCTGGCTGGACGAGGAGGGCACGGGGGCGCCGGGCGCCCCTCGCCTCACCCGTGTACGGCACGGCGACGAGTCCGGCGCGGGACCGCTGGGCGGGGCGCTGGAGAACGAACCCTTCCGGCTGCCGGGCAGCGTCGGCCCGGGACCCGTACCGCTGCCCTGGCCGCCGGGCGGCCGGGAGCCGGGCGCCCACGACGGGGCCGCCCTCGCCTGCCGCATCACGGCCGGGGGCCGCACGCTCGGCACCGTGCTCGTCGGCCGCGACCACGAGTCCGGCGCCGAGATGCCCGAGGCCGTGGTCCGGGTCGTGGAGGACTTCGTACGCCGCCTCGGCCAGGCGGTCGGGGCCGCCCGCGCCTACACCCGGCAGGCCACCATCAGCCGCATCCTCCAGCGCGGACTGCTGCCCAACAAGGTCGCCGACATCCCCGGCATGAGCAGCGCCCTCGTCTACGAGCCGAGCGACGACGGCGTGGTCGGAGGCGACTTCTACGACATCTTCCCGTGCCCGAAGGGCCGCTGGTGCTTCGTCCTCGGTGACGTCCAGGGCAGCGGCCCCGAGGCCGCCGTGGTGACCGGCCTGGCCCGGCCCTGGCTCCGGCTGCTGTCCCGCGAGGGTTTCGGCGTGGGCGAGGTCCTGGACCGGCTCAACCGGCTGCTGCTGGACGACGCCATGGAGGCCGCCGAGGCGGCCGCCCTGATGGTCGCGGCGGCGGGCGGGCAGCAGTTCACGGACGGCGGGCAGTCCCGCTTCCTCTCCCTGCTCTACGGCGAGGTGGTGCCGCTCCCCGGCGGCGGCGCCCGCTGCACGGTGGCGAGCGCCGGCCACCCGCTGCCGCTGCTGCTGCGGCCGGACGGCTCGGTGCGCCCGGTCGCCGAGCCGCAGGTGCTGCTCGGGGTGGTGGAGGACGTGGCGTACGAGAGCCAGACCTTCGACCTGGAACCGGGCGACAGCCTGCTCTGCGTCACCGACGGGGTCACCGAGCGGCGCTCCGGCTCCGCGCTCTTCGACGACGGCGACGGCCTGGCCCGCGCCCTCGCTCCCTGCGCGGGCCAGAGCGCGAGGGAGGTGGCGGAGTGCATCCGCCAGGCCGTGCACGGCTTCTCCGAGCTCCCGCCGGACGACGACGTGGCGCTGCTGGTACTGCGCGCGGACTGA
- a CDS encoding MFS transporter: MTTTATAPPDASRTYPSLRAAWIPLAALCLAFFVEMVDNTLLSIALPTIGRDLGSGTTALQWVTGAYSLTFGGLLLTAGSMADRLGRRRVLLVGLAVFGLLSLGVAAVTTAGQLITLRAGLGIAAAAMAPITNSLVFRLFDDKALRMRAMTLMIVVGMSGFVLGPLLGGTALAHARWQWLLLVNAPIALIAAVGVRLGVPADRPQDLTRDKLDLPGAALSVATIGLACYALTSGVEHGWLSAATLASVLGAVAAGIAFVTHERRSRAPMLDLKLFGNGVVRGAAIAQIGTAIAMAAVMFGLILHFQYAYGWSPVRAGLANLPLILTMIVATPLSEWLASRFGHRVACLVGAACLAGSLAGLSWGVSHGYVAIAACMVVMTVGLRTVMTICAIALVDAMPANRTSIGTALNDTAQEVGTSIGTAVVGTLIAALVTTQLPAGTWSDGLVASFFHGERITYAVLAVVVGLVAAVGALTLSDSRLTEEPAGQE, encoded by the coding sequence ATGACCACGACCGCCACCGCGCCGCCCGACGCGTCGCGCACCTATCCGTCCCTGCGAGCGGCCTGGATACCCCTGGCCGCGCTCTGCCTGGCCTTCTTCGTCGAGATGGTCGACAACACCCTTTTGTCCATCGCGCTGCCCACGATCGGTCGCGACCTCGGCAGCGGCACGACCGCGCTCCAGTGGGTCACCGGCGCGTACTCCCTGACCTTCGGCGGGCTGCTGCTGACGGCGGGATCGATGGCCGACCGGCTCGGACGCCGCCGCGTGCTGCTGGTCGGCCTCGCGGTGTTCGGCCTGTTGAGCCTGGGCGTCGCCGCGGTCACCACCGCCGGGCAGCTCATCACCCTGCGGGCCGGTCTGGGCATCGCCGCGGCGGCCATGGCGCCGATCACGAACTCGCTGGTCTTCCGGCTGTTCGACGACAAGGCGCTGCGGATGCGCGCGATGACGCTGATGATCGTCGTCGGCATGTCCGGCTTCGTCCTCGGCCCCCTGCTGGGCGGCACCGCCCTGGCCCACGCGCGGTGGCAGTGGCTGCTGCTCGTCAACGCCCCGATCGCGCTGATCGCGGCCGTCGGAGTCCGGCTCGGAGTCCCGGCCGACCGGCCGCAGGACCTCACCCGCGACAAGCTCGACCTGCCCGGCGCCGCGCTGAGCGTCGCCACCATCGGCCTCGCCTGCTACGCGCTGACCAGCGGCGTCGAGCACGGCTGGCTCTCCGCGGCCACGCTCGCCTCGGTCCTCGGCGCCGTCGCCGCCGGCATCGCCTTCGTGACGCACGAGCGTCGCAGCCGGGCGCCCATGCTGGACCTCAAGCTCTTCGGCAACGGCGTGGTCCGCGGCGCGGCCATCGCTCAGATCGGCACGGCCATCGCGATGGCCGCCGTGATGTTCGGGCTGATCCTCCACTTCCAGTACGCGTACGGGTGGAGCCCCGTCCGGGCAGGTCTCGCGAACCTGCCGCTCATCCTGACCATGATCGTCGCGACCCCGCTCTCCGAGTGGCTCGCGAGCAGGTTCGGCCACCGCGTCGCCTGCCTGGTCGGCGCGGCCTGCCTGGCCGGTTCGCTGGCCGGCCTCTCCTGGGGCGTCAGCCACGGTTACGTCGCCATCGCGGCCTGCATGGTCGTGATGACCGTCGGACTGCGCACCGTCATGACGATCTGCGCCATCGCGCTCGTCGACGCGATGCCCGCCAACCGCACGTCGATCGGCACGGCGCTCAACGACACCGCCCAGGAGGTCGGCACCAGCATCGGCACCGCCGTGGTCGGCACCCTGATCGCGGCGCTGGTCACCACCCAGCTCCCCGCGGGCACCTGGAGCGACGGCCTGGTGGCGTCGTTCTTCCACGGCGAGCGGATCACCTACGCCGTGCTGGCGGTCGTCGTCGGCCTGGTCGCGGCGGTCGGCGCGCTCACCCTCTCCGACTCCCGGCTCACCGAGGAGCCGGCCGGTCAGGAGTGA
- a CDS encoding TetR/AcrR family transcriptional regulator, producing the protein METVLSAAVDLLDEAGEPALTLRALAARLGTGVGSIYWYVSGKQDLLDRAIDHVLTGVLAAVEAQPRSEDAIDDLREMALKLFDAIVDRPWLGAHFMRTAVVRGNSLRLYEMLGEQTLRLDLTPRQRFHAVSAIVSVVVGSAADIGQEPPAEVLDGSVDREEFLGRFAETWRSLPAEEFPFVRDIVEVFDGHDDKEQFLAALELSLAGLRLQAGA; encoded by the coding sequence ATCGAGACCGTCCTGTCCGCGGCCGTGGATCTGCTCGACGAGGCGGGCGAGCCGGCCCTGACCCTGCGGGCCCTGGCCGCCCGGCTCGGGACCGGCGTCGGCAGCATCTACTGGTACGTCTCCGGCAAGCAGGACCTGCTCGACCGCGCCATCGACCACGTACTGACCGGGGTGCTGGCCGCCGTCGAGGCGCAGCCGCGCAGCGAGGACGCGATCGACGACCTGCGCGAGATGGCGCTCAAGCTGTTCGACGCGATCGTGGACCGGCCGTGGCTGGGCGCGCACTTCATGCGCACCGCCGTGGTCCGGGGCAACTCGCTGCGGCTCTACGAGATGCTGGGCGAGCAGACGCTCCGGCTCGACCTCACCCCGCGACAGCGGTTCCACGCCGTGTCGGCGATCGTGAGCGTGGTGGTCGGCAGCGCGGCCGACATCGGGCAGGAGCCGCCCGCCGAGGTCCTCGACGGTTCGGTGGACCGCGAGGAGTTCCTCGGCCGCTTCGCCGAGACGTGGCGGTCCCTCCCGGCCGAGGAGTTCCCGTTCGTGCGCGACATCGTCGAGGTGTTCGACGGGCACGACGACAAGGAGCAGTTCCTCGCCGCGCTGGAGCTGAGCCTGGCGGGCCTGCGCCTCCAGGCCGGGGCCTGA
- the hemW gene encoding radical SAM family heme chaperone HemW, whose protein sequence is MPSVLPDGEPVPDDGALPRHALEGAADRPLGFYLHVPYCATRCGYCDFNTYTATELRGSGGALASRDNYAAHLIEEVRQARKVLGDDPRPVRTVFVGGGTPTLLAAADLVRMLAAIRDEFGLAPDAEITTEANPESVGPAYLAELRAGGFNRISFGMQSAKQHVLKILDRTHTPGRPEACVAEAREAGFDHVNLDLIYGTPGESDDDWRASLDAAIGAGPDHVSAYALIVEEGTQLARRIRRGEVPMTDDDVHADRYLIADEAMAAAGFSWYEVSNWARTPEGRCLHNELYWRGADWWGAGPGAHSHVGGVRWWNVKHPGAYAQALSEGRSPGAGREILSAEDRRVERVLLELRLREGCPLSLLKPDGLAASRRVLAEGLLEPGPYERGRAVLTLRGRLLADAVVRDLVD, encoded by the coding sequence ATGCCTTCCGTACTGCCCGATGGTGAGCCCGTGCCCGACGACGGGGCGCTGCCCCGCCACGCCCTGGAAGGCGCCGCCGACCGCCCCCTCGGCTTCTACCTGCACGTCCCGTACTGCGCGACCCGCTGCGGGTACTGCGACTTCAACACCTACACCGCCACCGAGCTGCGCGGCTCCGGCGGCGCTCTGGCCTCCCGCGACAACTACGCCGCCCACCTGATCGAGGAGGTCAGGCAGGCTCGCAAGGTCCTCGGGGACGACCCGCGCCCGGTGCGCACGGTCTTCGTCGGCGGCGGTACCCCCACCCTGCTGGCAGCCGCCGACCTGGTACGGATGCTGGCGGCGATCCGCGACGAGTTCGGCCTCGCCCCGGACGCGGAGATCACCACCGAGGCCAACCCGGAGTCGGTCGGACCGGCCTACCTGGCCGAGCTGCGCGCGGGCGGCTTCAACCGGATCTCCTTCGGTATGCAGAGCGCCAAGCAGCACGTGCTGAAGATCCTGGACCGCACCCACACCCCGGGCCGCCCCGAGGCCTGTGTCGCCGAGGCCCGGGAAGCCGGGTTCGACCACGTCAACCTGGATCTGATCTACGGCACCCCCGGCGAGTCCGACGACGACTGGCGGGCCTCCCTGGACGCGGCGATCGGCGCGGGCCCCGACCACGTCTCGGCGTACGCGCTGATCGTGGAGGAGGGCACCCAGCTGGCCCGCCGCATCCGGCGCGGCGAGGTCCCGATGACCGACGACGACGTGCACGCCGACCGCTACCTGATCGCCGACGAGGCGATGGCCGCCGCGGGGTTCTCCTGGTACGAGGTGTCGAACTGGGCCCGTACCCCGGAGGGCCGATGCCTGCACAACGAGCTGTACTGGCGCGGCGCCGACTGGTGGGGCGCCGGGCCGGGCGCGCACAGCCACGTCGGCGGGGTGCGCTGGTGGAACGTGAAGCACCCGGGGGCGTACGCGCAGGCGCTGTCCGAAGGCCGCTCGCCCGGCGCGGGCCGGGAGATCCTCTCCGCGGAGGACCGCCGTGTCGAGCGCGTCCTGCTGGAGCTCCGGCTGCGCGAGGGCTGCCCGCTCTCCCTGCTGAAGCCGGACGGCCTCGCGGCCTCCCGCCGGGTCCTCGCCGAGGGCCTGCTGGAGCCGGGGCCGTACGAGCGAGGCCGCGCGGTCCTCACCCTGCGTGGGCGCCTGCTCGCCGACGCGGTCGTGCGGGACCTGGTCGACTGA
- a CDS encoding DUF3097 domain-containing protein, with protein MRSYQPDLTPPWKRSAPVPEVPADPDLVVEEVSTGFCGAVIRCEKSAQGPVVTLEDRFGKHRVFPMEPRGFLLEGRVVTLVRPSSGGPVAPSRTASGSVAVPGARARVARAGRIYVEGRHDAELVERVWGDDLRIEGVVVEYLEGIDDLPSVVREFGPGPDARLGVLVDHLVPGSKESRIAAEVSDPHLLVVGHPFIDVWEAVKPASVGIASWPSVPRGQDWKTGVCRALGWPENTGAAWQHILSGVRSYKDIEPQLLGRVEELIDFVTLPG; from the coding sequence ATGCGCAGTTACCAGCCGGACCTGACCCCGCCGTGGAAGAGGTCCGCCCCCGTGCCCGAGGTGCCCGCCGATCCGGATCTGGTCGTGGAGGAGGTGTCCACCGGCTTCTGCGGTGCGGTGATCCGCTGCGAGAAGTCCGCCCAGGGTCCGGTGGTGACCCTGGAGGACCGGTTCGGCAAGCACCGGGTGTTCCCGATGGAGCCGCGCGGCTTCCTGCTGGAGGGGCGGGTGGTGACGCTGGTGCGCCCGTCGTCCGGCGGCCCGGTGGCGCCGTCGCGTACGGCCTCCGGGTCGGTGGCGGTGCCGGGTGCGCGGGCGCGGGTGGCGCGGGCCGGGCGGATCTACGTGGAGGGCCGGCACGACGCGGAGCTGGTCGAGCGGGTGTGGGGCGACGACCTCCGGATCGAGGGGGTGGTCGTGGAGTACCTGGAGGGCATCGACGACCTCCCTTCGGTCGTGCGGGAGTTCGGGCCGGGGCCGGACGCGCGGCTCGGGGTGCTGGTGGACCATCTCGTACCGGGCTCCAAGGAGTCCCGCATCGCCGCCGAGGTGTCCGATCCGCACCTGCTGGTGGTGGGGCATCCCTTCATCGACGTCTGGGAGGCCGTGAAGCCCGCCTCGGTGGGTATCGCCTCCTGGCCGTCCGTACCGCGCGGGCAGGACTGGAAGACCGGGGTGTGCCGGGCGCTGGGGTGGCCCGAGAACACCGGGGCGGCCTGGCAGCACATCCTGTCCGGGGTCCGCTCGTACAAGGACATCGAGCCTCAACTGCTGGGCAGGGTGGAGGAATTGATCGACTTCGTCACACTTCCGGGGTGA
- a CDS encoding MBL fold metallo-hydrolase: MDLSWEELGWERLGHGVGRQRLPGWDATAALVAGTDRALMLDTGASLREGVGLRVEAQRLLGRRVTHVALSHPHFDHVFGTAAFAGAEVFGAYGVAARMRGSVDEMHADAVRNGLPEHDAAQAVDALVFPGREVCHRWTLDLGGGREVVLANVGPGHTGHDLAVLVPGSAGAPAVVLCGDLIEESGEPQTGPDSVPALWPAALDRLLALGGQDAVYVPGHGAAVDAAFVRAQRELLAGRFGVG; this comes from the coding sequence ATGGACCTCTCTTGGGAAGAGCTGGGCTGGGAGCGGTTGGGCCACGGCGTGGGCCGCCAAAGGCTCCCCGGCTGGGACGCGACCGCCGCCCTGGTGGCCGGGACGGACCGCGCGCTGATGCTGGACACCGGTGCGAGCCTGCGCGAGGGCGTCGGACTGCGGGTCGAGGCGCAGCGGCTTCTGGGCCGGCGGGTGACCCATGTCGCACTCAGCCATCCGCACTTCGACCACGTCTTCGGTACGGCCGCCTTCGCGGGCGCCGAGGTGTTCGGGGCGTACGGGGTGGCCGCGCGGATGCGGGGGTCGGTGGACGAGATGCACGCGGACGCGGTGCGCAACGGCCTGCCCGAGCACGACGCGGCCCAGGCGGTGGACGCGCTGGTGTTCCCCGGGCGTGAGGTGTGCCACCGCTGGACGCTCGACCTGGGCGGGGGCCGCGAGGTGGTGCTGGCCAACGTGGGGCCCGGTCACACGGGACACGATCTGGCGGTCCTGGTCCCCGGTTCGGCGGGGGCGCCCGCGGTGGTGCTCTGCGGGGACCTGATCGAGGAGTCGGGTGAGCCGCAGACGGGCCCGGACTCGGTGCCGGCCCTCTGGCCCGCCGCCCTGGACCGGCTGCTGGCGCTGGGCGGACAGGACGCGGTGTACGTACCCGGGCACGGGGCGGCGGTGGACGCGGCGTTCGTGCGGGCGCAGCGGGAACTGCTGGCGGGGCGCTTCGGAGTGGGGTGA
- the hrcA gene encoding heat-inducible transcriptional repressor HrcA — MLSERRLEVLRAIVQDYVGTEEPVGSKALTERHRLGVSPATVRNDMAVLEDEGFIAQPHTSAGRIPTDKGYRLFVDRLAGVKPLSSPERRAIHNFLDCAVDLDDVVARTVRLLAQLTRQVAIVQYPSLTRSTVRHVELLALSPARLMLVLITDTGRVEQRMIDCPAPFGETSLADLRARLNSRVVGRRFSDVPQLVQDLPESFENEDRGTVATVLTTLLETLVEETEERLMIGGTSNLTRFGHDFPLVIRPVLEALEEQVVLLKLLGEATDSGMTVRIGHENAHEGLTSTSVVTVGYGSGDEAVAKLGVVGPTRMDYPGTMGAVRAVARYVGQILAES, encoded by the coding sequence ATGCTCAGCGAACGCAGACTTGAAGTGCTGCGCGCCATCGTCCAGGACTACGTCGGCACCGAGGAGCCGGTCGGCTCCAAGGCGCTCACCGAGAGGCACCGGCTCGGGGTCTCCCCGGCCACCGTCCGCAACGACATGGCGGTGCTGGAGGACGAGGGCTTCATCGCCCAGCCGCACACCAGCGCCGGGCGCATCCCCACGGACAAGGGCTATCGCCTCTTCGTGGACCGGCTCGCGGGCGTCAAGCCCCTGTCGTCGCCGGAGCGCCGGGCGATCCACAACTTCCTGGACTGCGCCGTCGACCTCGACGACGTGGTCGCCCGCACGGTACGGCTGCTCGCGCAGCTGACCCGGCAGGTCGCCATCGTGCAGTACCCCTCGCTGACCCGTTCCACGGTGCGGCACGTGGAGCTGCTGGCCCTGTCACCGGCCAGGCTGATGCTGGTCCTGATCACCGACACCGGCCGGGTCGAACAGCGTATGATCGACTGCCCCGCGCCGTTCGGCGAGACCTCTCTCGCCGATCTGCGGGCCCGGCTCAACAGCCGAGTCGTGGGACGCCGCTTCAGCGATGTCCCGCAGCTCGTGCAGGACCTGCCGGAATCCTTCGAGAACGAGGACCGCGGCACGGTCGCCACGGTCCTGACCACTCTCCTCGAAACCCTGGTCGAGGAGACGGAGGAGCGGCTGATGATCGGCGGCACCTCCAACCTCACCCGCTTCGGGCACGACTTCCCCCTGGTGATCCGGCCCGTGCTGGAAGCGCTGGAGGAACAGGTCGTCCTGCTGAAGCTGCTCGGTGAGGCCACGGACTCGGGCATGACCGTACGGATCGGGCACGAGAACGCCCACGAGGGCCTCACCTCCACGTCCGTCGTCACGGTCGGCTACGGTTCGGGCGACGAGGCAGTCGCCAAACTCGGCGTGGTCGGACCGACCCGCATGGACTACCCCGGAACGATGGGAGCGGTACGCGCAGTGGCACGTTACGTCGGACAGATCCTGGCGGAGTCGTAA
- the dnaJ gene encoding molecular chaperone DnaJ: MATDYYAVLGVRRDASQDEIKKAFRRLARELHPDVNPDPKTQERFKEINAAYEVLSDAQKKQVYDLGGDPLSASGGGGGAGGFGAGGFGNFSDIMDAFFGTASQRGPRSRTRRGQDAMIRLEIDLAEAAFGTTKDIQVDTAVVCTTCSGEGAAPGTSAQTCDMCRGRGEVSQVTRSFLGQVMTSRPCPQCQGFGTVVPTPCPECAGDGRIRSRRTLTVKIPAGVDNGTRIQLAGEGEVGPGGGPAGDLYVEIHEVPHATFQRRGDDLHCTVTIPMTAGALGTKVPLETLDGVEEIDIRPGTQSGQSVPLHGRGITHLRGGGRGDLIVHVEVLTPSKLDPEQERLLRELAKLRGEERPTGQFQPGQQGLFSRLKDAFNGR; encoded by the coding sequence GTGGCCACCGACTACTACGCCGTGCTCGGCGTACGGCGCGACGCGTCGCAGGACGAGATCAAGAAGGCATTCCGTCGGCTCGCCCGCGAGCTGCACCCGGATGTCAACCCGGACCCGAAGACCCAGGAGCGGTTCAAGGAGATCAACGCCGCTTACGAGGTGCTCTCGGACGCCCAGAAGAAGCAGGTCTACGACCTCGGCGGGGACCCGCTGTCGGCCTCGGGCGGCGGCGGTGGCGCGGGCGGCTTCGGCGCCGGCGGCTTCGGCAACTTCTCCGACATCATGGACGCCTTCTTCGGCACGGCGTCGCAGCGCGGACCCCGTTCGCGCACGCGGCGCGGCCAGGACGCCATGATCCGGCTGGAGATCGACCTCGCCGAGGCGGCCTTCGGGACCACCAAGGACATCCAGGTCGACACCGCCGTCGTCTGCACCACGTGCAGCGGCGAAGGCGCGGCCCCCGGCACCTCGGCCCAGACCTGCGACATGTGTCGCGGGCGCGGCGAGGTGTCCCAGGTCACCCGTTCCTTCCTCGGCCAGGTCATGACCTCGCGGCCCTGCCCGCAGTGCCAGGGATTCGGCACCGTCGTGCCGACCCCCTGCCCGGAGTGCGCCGGTGACGGCCGCATCCGCTCGCGGCGCACCCTCACGGTCAAGATCCCCGCGGGGGTCGACAACGGGACCCGGATCCAGCTGGCCGGCGAGGGCGAGGTCGGCCCCGGCGGCGGCCCGGCCGGAGACCTCTACGTCGAGATCCACGAGGTGCCGCACGCGACGTTCCAGCGGCGCGGCGACGACCTGCACTGCACGGTCACCATCCCCATGACGGCGGGCGCGCTCGGCACGAAGGTGCCGCTGGAGACGCTCGACGGCGTGGAGGAGATCGACATCAGGCCCGGCACCCAGTCCGGCCAGTCGGTCCCGCTGCACGGCCGCGGCATCACGCACCTGCGGGGCGGCGGCCGGGGCGACCTGATCGTGCACGTCGAGGTGCTGACCCCCAGCAAGCTCGACCCGGAGCAGGAACGCCTGCTGCGCGAGCTGGCCAAGCTGCGCGGCGAGGAGCGGCCCACCGGGCAGTTCCAGCCCGGCCAGCAGGGACTCTTCTCCCGCCTGAAGGACGCCTTCAACGGCCGCTGA
- a CDS encoding nitronate monooxygenase translates to MSSLTDLCRYPIVQAPMAGGPSSPQLVAAVAEAGGLGFLAAGYKTADAMLRETEKVRAATGGAFGVNLFMPQPALTGPATEAVAAYRHHLAAEAATYDTPLGDRGADRGDDTDGYDAKVAALLTEPVPVVSFTFGCPTRDTLDAFARAGTYTIVTVTTAEEARDAQWAGADAVCAQGIEAGGHQSTHQDDPDADHTGIGLLSLITQVRETVTVPVVAAGGMMRGAQIAAALTAGADAAQLGTAFLACPESGAHPLHKQALTSPMFARTALTRAFSGRPARGLVNRFVREHGPHAPAAYPEVHHVTSGLRKAAARAGDAQGMALWAGQGHRMARELPAGELVELLAAEMSETAQRAVGTRSEQ, encoded by the coding sequence ATGTCCTCCCTGACCGATCTCTGCCGGTATCCGATCGTGCAGGCGCCGATGGCGGGCGGTCCCTCCTCCCCGCAGCTCGTCGCCGCCGTCGCCGAGGCGGGCGGGCTCGGCTTCCTCGCCGCCGGGTACAAGACGGCCGACGCGATGCTCCGGGAGACCGAGAAGGTCCGGGCGGCCACCGGCGGAGCCTTCGGGGTGAACCTCTTCATGCCGCAGCCCGCCCTCACCGGCCCCGCCACGGAGGCCGTGGCGGCCTACCGCCACCACCTCGCCGCCGAGGCCGCCACGTACGACACCCCGCTCGGCGACCGCGGTGCCGACCGCGGTGACGACACCGACGGTTACGACGCCAAGGTGGCCGCCCTCCTGACCGAGCCGGTCCCGGTGGTCTCCTTCACCTTCGGCTGCCCCACCCGGGACACCCTGGACGCCTTCGCCCGCGCCGGTACGTACACGATCGTCACGGTCACCACCGCCGAGGAGGCGCGCGACGCCCAGTGGGCCGGGGCCGACGCCGTCTGCGCCCAGGGCATCGAGGCGGGCGGCCACCAGTCCACCCACCAGGACGACCCGGACGCCGACCACACCGGCATCGGGCTGCTCTCCCTGATCACCCAGGTCCGCGAGACCGTGACCGTACCGGTCGTCGCGGCGGGCGGGATGATGCGCGGCGCCCAGATCGCCGCAGCCCTCACGGCCGGCGCGGACGCCGCACAGCTGGGCACCGCCTTCCTCGCCTGCCCCGAGTCCGGCGCGCACCCGCTGCACAAACAGGCCCTGACCAGCCCGATGTTCGCCCGCACCGCGCTGACCCGCGCCTTCTCCGGTCGGCCCGCGCGGGGGCTGGTCAACCGCTTCGTCCGCGAACACGGCCCGCACGCTCCCGCCGCCTACCCCGAGGTGCACCACGTCACCTCGGGACTGCGCAAGGCGGCGGCCCGGGCCGGTGACGCCCAGGGCATGGCGCTCTGGGCGGGGCAGGGCCACCGGATGGCACGCGAGCTGCCCGCCGGGGAACTCGTCGAACTGCTCGCGGCGGAAATGTCGGAGACGGCCCAGCGCGCCGTCGGCACGAGGAGTGAACAGTGA